Proteins found in one Trueperaceae bacterium genomic segment:
- a CDS encoding GNAT family N-acetyltransferase, protein MPDGQPTVVRNPAESRFEVVQDGHVAVLEYVRVRRSFLLVHTGVPPELEGRGIGGALARAALDHVRRADLIAVPLCPFVRSYIRRHPEYLELVGFGERGDRMC, encoded by the coding sequence ATGCCTGACGGCCAGCCGACCGTGGTGCGCAACCCCGCGGAGAGCCGCTTCGAGGTCGTGCAGGACGGTCACGTGGCCGTCCTCGAGTACGTGCGCGTGCGGCGCTCCTTCCTGCTGGTGCACACCGGCGTGCCCCCTGAGCTGGAGGGCCGCGGCATCGGCGGCGCCCTGGCGAGGGCCGCCCTCGACCACGTGCGCCGCGCCGACCTCATCGCGGTGCCGCTGTGCCCGTTCGTGCGGTCCTACATCAGGCGGCACCCCGAGTACCTCGAGCTCGTCGGCTTCGGCGAGCGGGGCGACCGCATGTGCTGA
- a CDS encoding tetratricopeptide repeat protein has translation MPRGARLLGAPRVWHAGEWRDLPLDKRLGLLTYLACAESWVSRERLSYLFWPDVPTAQARINLRQLLARARTLPLGDALEGDETRLRWRVESDVGAFRRALAAEDWRDAAYAYAGDLAEGLEVDDASEFSSWLELERSQLRESYRRAALRHAEAAVAAGRPEEAEATYERLLAQDPLDEAVVRSSMRLHVRFGDPDEARRLYRRFAARLAEEVGLEPAAATAAVLREGPPEEPSAERWPATEGPPRRAGPREPLTSFVGREAELRVVEERLTGDECRLLTVLGPGGVGKTRLALRSAERLAERFEGVVLVPLAEVSSPDEVPLAVARAAGVRLRGGQAPLDQVVAALERRHLLLLLDDFDHLVSGALVVAELLAGCPRLRCLVTSRERLRLQGEWLLPLDGLPVPAADVADADEALTYGAVRLLADRARQVAPTFELRGADLDSSVALCRLLGGLPLAVELAAGSLRTLSLGEVLAALEDDVLSLESDARDLPSRHRSLRAAFEHSWRLLTASEREAYRRLAAFAGEFGELAAEAVAGASRPLLGALVEKSLLRQSGPGRYVMHPLLRELARGLLREDPDEAEALRDAHAHHHLRLLASWVERLHGPQQALMLEELTPDYPDLIAAWLRGVARGWDAACRTAGEPLVFFHGIQGRFHEGESLFARALGLLAGGGAERRALLGYVLVHLGWFRSALGRFDEAVAAAQQALAVAEGGDPRTELLCWQVLGTVAARRGDDEDALRWLSRGLAIAEDTGDAWSISLLSGNLGLAELKAGRHDEAERHFEQSLEHNRALGNAAGIVNDLDYLGRLSLARGDLEGAARRFEQGLELADRARFRQRVPYLELQLSAVARARGETADAERHAARALGVATELGQRALQVEARLVLGQAAAAVAEGGGADAGTAGGDDGAGGGAEASGGGAGARGAYAAGAAAKELLEEALAQAWELAELPLVLAAVLELARLGAPAGGSVLLALVAAHPASRPEHRALARQLLAARAPWTGPLPSLGDAVARLLGRGGVPGPEHAAASDGPEPGG, from the coding sequence ATGCCACGGGGGGCGCGTCTGCTCGGGGCGCCCCGGGTATGGCACGCCGGCGAGTGGCGTGACCTGCCCCTCGACAAGCGCCTCGGGCTCCTGACGTACCTGGCGTGCGCCGAGAGCTGGGTCTCGCGCGAGAGGCTCTCCTACCTGTTCTGGCCCGACGTTCCGACGGCGCAGGCCCGCATCAACCTGCGCCAGCTCCTGGCCCGCGCCCGCACGCTGCCGCTGGGCGACGCGCTCGAGGGCGACGAGACGCGCCTGCGCTGGCGCGTCGAGAGCGACGTCGGCGCGTTCAGGCGCGCTCTGGCCGCCGAGGACTGGCGGGACGCCGCCTACGCCTACGCCGGCGACCTGGCCGAGGGCCTCGAGGTCGACGACGCCAGCGAGTTCTCGAGCTGGCTGGAGCTCGAGCGCTCCCAGCTCCGCGAGTCGTACCGCCGCGCCGCCCTGCGCCACGCCGAGGCCGCCGTGGCCGCCGGACGACCCGAGGAGGCGGAGGCGACCTACGAGCGCCTCCTGGCCCAGGACCCGCTCGACGAGGCCGTCGTCAGGTCCAGCATGCGCCTCCACGTGAGGTTCGGCGACCCGGACGAGGCCCGCCGCCTCTACCGGCGCTTCGCCGCCCGCCTGGCCGAGGAGGTGGGCCTCGAGCCCGCGGCCGCCACCGCGGCGGTCCTGCGCGAGGGCCCGCCGGAGGAGCCGTCGGCCGAGCGGTGGCCCGCGACGGAGGGTCCGCCGCGCCGGGCGGGTCCGCGCGAGCCCCTGACCTCGTTCGTCGGGCGCGAGGCGGAGCTCCGGGTCGTCGAGGAGCGGCTCACCGGCGACGAGTGTCGGCTGCTCACGGTGCTCGGTCCGGGGGGCGTGGGCAAGACCCGCCTGGCGCTGCGGTCCGCCGAGCGCCTCGCGGAGCGCTTCGAGGGCGTCGTCCTCGTGCCGCTGGCGGAGGTGTCCTCGCCAGACGAGGTCCCGCTCGCCGTGGCCCGCGCCGCCGGCGTGCGCCTGCGCGGCGGGCAGGCTCCCCTCGACCAGGTCGTGGCGGCGCTCGAGCGGAGGCATCTGCTCCTGCTACTCGACGACTTCGACCACCTCGTCAGCGGCGCCCTCGTCGTGGCCGAGCTCCTCGCGGGGTGCCCCCGGCTGCGGTGCCTGGTGACGTCGCGCGAGCGGCTGCGCCTGCAGGGCGAGTGGCTCCTGCCCCTCGACGGGCTGCCCGTGCCCGCCGCCGACGTGGCCGACGCCGACGAGGCGCTCACCTACGGCGCCGTGCGCCTGCTCGCCGACAGGGCGAGGCAGGTGGCGCCGACCTTCGAGCTGCGCGGCGCGGACCTCGACTCGTCCGTGGCCCTGTGCCGGCTGCTGGGCGGCCTGCCCCTGGCCGTCGAGCTCGCCGCCGGCTCCCTCAGGACGCTGAGCCTCGGCGAGGTGCTGGCCGCCCTCGAGGACGACGTCCTGTCGCTGGAGAGCGACGCCCGCGACCTCCCCAGCCGCCACCGCAGCTTGCGGGCCGCCTTCGAGCACTCCTGGCGCCTACTGACCGCGAGCGAGCGGGAGGCGTACCGCCGCCTCGCCGCTTTCGCCGGCGAGTTCGGCGAGCTGGCCGCCGAGGCCGTCGCCGGGGCCTCGCGCCCCCTCCTCGGCGCGCTCGTCGAGAAGTCCCTGCTGCGGCAGAGCGGCCCAGGACGCTACGTCATGCACCCCCTGCTCAGGGAGCTGGCGCGCGGCCTGCTGCGGGAGGACCCGGACGAGGCCGAGGCGCTGCGGGACGCCCACGCTCACCACCACCTGCGGCTGCTGGCGAGCTGGGTCGAGCGCCTCCACGGCCCGCAGCAGGCGCTGATGCTCGAGGAGCTGACACCCGACTACCCCGACCTGATCGCGGCGTGGCTGCGCGGCGTCGCGCGCGGCTGGGACGCCGCGTGTCGCACGGCCGGCGAGCCGCTCGTGTTCTTCCACGGCATCCAGGGGCGCTTCCACGAGGGCGAGTCCCTGTTCGCGAGGGCGCTCGGCCTGCTCGCAGGCGGCGGCGCGGAGCGGCGGGCGCTGCTCGGCTACGTCCTCGTGCACCTCGGCTGGTTCCGGTCCGCCCTCGGCCGCTTCGACGAGGCCGTGGCGGCGGCCCAGCAGGCGCTCGCCGTGGCGGAGGGGGGCGACCCGCGCACGGAGCTGCTCTGCTGGCAGGTCCTCGGCACCGTGGCCGCCCGCCGGGGCGACGACGAGGACGCGCTGCGGTGGCTGTCCCGCGGCCTCGCGATCGCGGAGGACACGGGCGACGCCTGGAGTATCTCGCTGCTCAGCGGCAACCTCGGCCTCGCCGAGCTGAAGGCCGGCAGGCACGACGAGGCCGAACGGCACTTCGAGCAGTCGCTGGAGCACAACCGGGCGCTGGGCAACGCCGCCGGGATCGTCAACGACCTCGACTACCTGGGGCGGCTGAGCCTCGCCCGCGGCGACCTGGAGGGCGCGGCCCGGCGCTTCGAGCAGGGCCTCGAGCTCGCCGACCGCGCGCGCTTCAGGCAGCGCGTCCCCTACCTGGAGCTGCAGCTCTCCGCCGTCGCCCGCGCCAGGGGCGAAACGGCGGACGCCGAGCGCCACGCCGCGCGGGCCCTCGGCGTGGCGACCGAGCTGGGCCAGCGGGCCCTCCAGGTAGAAGCTCGGCTGGTACTGGGCCAGGCGGCAGCGGCGGTCGCGGAGGGCGGAGGGGCGGACGCCGGTACGGCGGGTGGCGACGATGGGGCGGGAGGTGGTGCGGAGGCATCCGGCGGCGGGGCGGGCGCTCGTGGGGCGTACGCCGCCGGGGCGGCCGCCAAGGAGCTCCTGGAGGAGGCACTGGCGCAGGCGTGGGAGCTCGCTGAGCTGCCGCTCGTCCTGGCCGCCGTCCTCGAGCTGGCGAGGCTGGGCGCGCCGGCGGGCGGCAGCGTACTGCTCGCGCTGGTCGCCGCCCACCCCGCCTCCCGGCCCGAGCACCGCGCCCTGGCGCGGCAGCTGCTGGCCGCCCGCGCGCCCTGGACCGGTCCGCTGCCCAGCCTGGGCGACGCCGTCGCCCGCCTGCTGGGGCGCGGCGGCGTGCCCGGCCCCGAGCACGCCGCCGCGTCAGACGGTCCCGAGCCGGGCGGCTAG
- a CDS encoding helix-turn-helix domain-containing protein, producing the protein MREWVPVPGSAKARLVAAALERFEALGFAGASVVEIARLAEATTGALYHHFGSKQGLFDFVRLEMERRVRDRMEGAHAAVGGREGVAAALLVGFDAAVGFRAARILGDPAGGEPELLAETLAALAAPHAPRPAGRVLLGAWRAALRAVADGAPADAARRALAWSLGAG; encoded by the coding sequence GTGCGCGAGTGGGTGCCGGTGCCCGGCAGCGCCAAGGCCAGGCTCGTCGCCGCCGCCCTCGAGCGGTTCGAGGCTCTCGGCTTCGCGGGCGCGAGCGTCGTCGAGATCGCTCGCCTCGCCGAGGCCACGACGGGCGCCCTCTACCACCACTTCGGCTCCAAGCAGGGGCTGTTCGACTTCGTGCGGCTCGAGATGGAGCGCCGCGTGCGCGACCGCATGGAGGGGGCGCACGCGGCCGTGGGCGGTCGCGAGGGCGTGGCGGCGGCCCTGCTCGTGGGGTTCGACGCCGCCGTGGGCTTCCGCGCGGCCCGCATCCTCGGCGACCCCGCCGGCGGCGAGCCGGAGCTGCTCGCCGAGACCCTCGCGGCGCTGGCCGCGCCGCACGCTCCCCGGCCCGCCGGCAGGGTGCTCCTCGGCGCCTGGCGCGCGGCGCTGCGCGCGGTCGCCGACGGCGCCCCGGCCGACGCGGCCCGCCGCGCGCTGGCCTGGTCGCTGGGAGCCGGCTAG
- a CDS encoding VOC family protein, with translation MKLAFVYMPVKDVQAALALYRDHLGLAEAWREGELTVALQLPGTDVQLMVDQEVQDDPPGAGPFFVVDSVDDFYAANRASLDFVVAPKDIPPGRYAAFLDPSGNVVRVMDTTKDL, from the coding sequence ATGAAGCTCGCGTTCGTCTACATGCCGGTGAAGGACGTCCAGGCGGCCCTGGCGCTCTACCGCGACCACCTGGGCCTCGCGGAGGCCTGGCGGGAGGGCGAGCTGACCGTGGCCCTCCAGCTCCCGGGCACGGACGTGCAGCTGATGGTCGACCAGGAGGTCCAGGACGACCCGCCTGGTGCCGGACCGTTCTTCGTCGTGGACAGCGTCGACGACTTCTACGCGGCGAACAGGGCGTCCTTGGACTTCGTCGTCGCGCCCAAGGACATCCCGCCCGGGCGCTACGCCGCCTTCCTCGACCCGAGCGGCAACGTCGTCCGCGTCATGGACACGACGAAGGACCTCTAG
- a CDS encoding DUF5668 domain-containing protein: MTTSNGMAGRPAPRPVAVWPLVLIAAGAFLFAANIGWVSWDALWGLWYLWPLVLIAVGVDVLLRGQHRLLVAVGTLVAGAAIYLTVTGPILAGGAPSPEPVAQGLEGASSAEVSISTGVTRLVVDGDAGADLLVEGSVAPLPGERIERSFEVVGGVARFSLDSEGRFRSVPFGRGGTWELTLTGAVPLSLDVDTGVGEATLDLSSLRLERLEVSTGVGAATVTLPRGSYTADIDTGVGAATIRIPEGVEARIAVSRGVGAISAPPDFTRDGDVYVSAGYASASERVDLSIDSGVGAVDIVRYR, translated from the coding sequence ATGACCACCAGCAACGGCATGGCCGGCCGTCCCGCGCCCCGACCGGTGGCCGTCTGGCCGCTCGTCCTCATCGCGGCCGGCGCGTTCCTGTTCGCCGCGAACATCGGCTGGGTGAGCTGGGACGCCCTCTGGGGCCTCTGGTACCTCTGGCCGCTCGTCCTCATCGCCGTCGGCGTCGACGTCCTGCTGCGCGGGCAGCACCGCCTGCTCGTCGCGGTCGGCACGCTGGTGGCCGGCGCGGCGATCTACCTGACCGTCACCGGCCCCATCCTGGCCGGCGGGGCGCCCAGCCCCGAGCCGGTCGCGCAGGGCCTCGAGGGCGCCAGCAGCGCCGAGGTCAGCATCTCCACCGGCGTGACGCGCCTGGTCGTCGACGGTGACGCCGGCGCCGACCTGCTCGTCGAGGGCAGCGTGGCGCCGCTGCCGGGCGAGCGCATCGAGCGCTCGTTCGAGGTCGTGGGCGGCGTCGCCCGCTTCTCGCTCGACTCCGAGGGGCGCTTCAGGTCGGTGCCGTTCGGGCGCGGCGGGACCTGGGAGCTGACGCTCACGGGCGCCGTACCCCTGTCCCTCGACGTCGACACCGGCGTGGGCGAGGCGACCCTCGACCTCTCGAGCCTGCGGCTCGAGCGTCTGGAGGTGAGCACCGGCGTCGGCGCTGCGACGGTAACGCTGCCGCGCGGCTCGTACACGGCCGACATCGACACGGGGGTCGGCGCGGCGACGATCCGCATCCCCGAGGGCGTCGAGGCGCGCATCGCGGTGTCCCGCGGCGTCGGGGCCATCTCCGCGCCGCCCGACTTCACGCGCGACGGCGACGTGTACGTCTCGGCGGGCTACGCGTCCGCGAGCGAGCGCGTCGACCTGAGCATCGACAGCGGCGTCGGCGCCGTGGACATCGTCCGCTACAGGTGA
- a CDS encoding multicopper oxidase domain-containing protein — protein MRRTDERRRAILRSGLLGGGSLVLSQLLRPFVAAREDPAFLPSFRPAYRPPTTAAAGGAAAVPGHSHGEHGLMTTVGEVDNARNGFDPHELLTDWDTGTVSTTADGRTLREYSLVAIDKEIEIAPGLFFPAWTYNGRVPGPTLRAKEGDRLRIHFTNGGSHPHTVHFHGIHSAAMDGVAGIGRGMIAPGESFTYEFDALPFGCHLYHCHAVPLKRHIHKGLYGAFIVDPDPERHPEQAEAARSRLLGTPENARWQEFVMVMNAFDTNFDDENEVYAVNTVAHAYMKRPIRVERDRPVRVYLVNIVEFDPVNSFHLHGNFFDYYDHGTTLTPTVRTVDNVMQCQAQRGILEFSFADHEPGLYMFHAHQSEFAELGWMSAFEVVA, from the coding sequence ATGAGACGAACCGACGAACGCCGCCGCGCGATCCTGCGGTCGGGGCTGCTGGGCGGCGGCAGCCTCGTGCTGTCCCAGCTACTGAGACCCTTCGTGGCCGCGCGCGAGGACCCGGCGTTCCTCCCGTCGTTCAGGCCGGCGTACCGGCCCCCCACGACCGCCGCGGCGGGCGGGGCCGCCGCCGTCCCCGGCCACTCCCACGGCGAGCACGGCCTCATGACGACGGTCGGCGAGGTCGACAACGCCCGCAACGGCTTCGACCCGCACGAGCTGCTCACCGACTGGGACACCGGCACGGTCTCCACGACCGCCGACGGCAGGACGCTCCGCGAGTACTCGCTCGTGGCCATCGACAAGGAGATCGAGATCGCGCCGGGGCTCTTCTTCCCCGCCTGGACGTACAACGGCCGCGTGCCAGGTCCGACGCTGCGGGCCAAGGAGGGCGACCGCCTGCGCATCCACTTCACGAACGGCGGCAGCCACCCGCACACCGTGCACTTCCACGGCATCCACTCGGCGGCCATGGACGGCGTGGCCGGCATCGGCAGGGGCATGATCGCGCCGGGCGAGTCGTTCACCTACGAGTTCGACGCGCTGCCCTTCGGCTGCCACCTCTACCACTGCCACGCCGTGCCGCTGAAGCGCCACATCCACAAGGGGCTCTACGGCGCGTTCATCGTCGACCCTGACCCCGAGCGCCACCCCGAGCAGGCCGAGGCGGCCCGCTCCCGGCTGCTGGGCACGCCGGAGAACGCGCGGTGGCAGGAGTTCGTGATGGTCATGAACGCGTTCGACACCAACTTCGACGACGAGAACGAGGTCTACGCCGTCAACACGGTCGCCCACGCCTACATGAAGCGGCCCATCCGCGTCGAGCGCGACAGGCCGGTGCGCGTCTACCTGGTGAACATCGTCGAGTTCGACCCCGTGAACTCGTTCCACCTGCACGGCAACTTCTTCGACTACTACGACCACGGCACCACGCTCACGCCCACGGTGCGCACCGTCGACAACGTCATGCAGTGCCAGGCGCAGCGCGGGATCCTCGAGTTCTCTTTCGCCGACCACGAGCCGGGCCTGTACATGTTCCACGCCCACCAGTCCGAGTTCGCTGAGCTCGGCTGGATGAGCGCGTTCGAGGTCGTCGCGTGA
- a CDS encoding (4Fe-4S)-binding protein — protein MAQPDDDRHDGRGSDGPGAEHDDRDPTPDDPLDRGERGRAYRADGITVYFNARRCWHTGVCLRGLPLVFDVHRRPWVRADLDTPERIASQIEMCPSGALSYDLTGAVDKPDSAP, from the coding sequence ATGGCGCAGCCTGACGATGACCGCCATGACGGCCGGGGCAGCGACGGGCCCGGCGCGGAGCACGACGACCGCGACCCCACACCCGACGACCCGCTGGACAGGGGCGAGCGGGGCCGCGCCTACCGGGCCGACGGCATCACCGTGTACTTCAACGCCCGCAGGTGCTGGCACACGGGGGTATGCCTCCGCGGCCTGCCGCTCGTCTTCGACGTGCACCGCCGCCCTTGGGTACGCGCGGACCTGGACACGCCCGAGAGGATAGCGTCCCAGATCGAGATGTGCCCGTCGGGAGCGCTCAGCTACGACCTGACCGGTGCCGTTGACAAACCCGACAGCGCTCCCTAA